A genomic window from Camelina sativa cultivar DH55 chromosome 2, Cs, whole genome shotgun sequence includes:
- the LOC104746039 gene encoding auxin-induced protein 15A-like translates to MGVERGSGKALKQMLKRCSSLGKKSNVDVNFNGVPKGHFVVYVGPSRSRHVIPISFLTHPIFQMLLQQSEEEFGYFQDSGLTIPCDEHFFQSLISSITP, encoded by the exons ATGGGAGTAGAAAGGGGAAGTGGTAAGGCTCTGAAGCAGATGTTAAAGAGATGCTCGAGTTTGGGGAAGAAGAGCAACGTCGACGTTAACTTTAACGGCGTCCCCAAAGGTCACTTCGTCGTCTACGTTGGTCCTTCCAGATCCCGGCACGTCATCCCCATCTCCTTCCTCACGCACCCAATCTTCCag ATGTTGCTGCAACAGTCTGAGGAAGAGTTTGGTTACTTCCAAGACAGTGGGCTAACCATCCCTTGTGATGAACACTTCTTTCAATCTCTTATTTCCTCCATTACTCCTTGA
- the LOC104746050 gene encoding uncharacterized protein LOC104746050, translating into MAAKELVSSTSSLESINTEDHHHILIPAMDTRSPKEKEIDILWSRVNTATALLSYLKSKATSVAAADLANLSLGPDQLQLSLDGTFVTEMLNHVDTVTGVMESLARRAIIAESQAAIEKAKLMSSQEEIQRKVGQIDNMSTKLEDMEKFALGTSSILCEMRQRVDDLVQETSRQKLRATENELELSRVRRDFESLKSYVTSLISVRETLVSSEKQFQTIERLFERLVAKTTQLESEKVQKEAEVQKLM; encoded by the exons ATGGCTGCAAAGGAACTGGTTTCTTCTACCTCAAGCTTAGAATCAATCAACACTGAGGATCATCATCACATCTTGATCCCAGCTATGGATACTAGGAGCCCCAAGGAGAAGGAGATTGACATTCTCTGGAGCCGTGTGAACACTGCTACAGCATTATTGTCCTACCTTAAATCGAAAGCAACTTCTGTGGCTGCTGCCGATTTAGCCAATCTATCTCTTGGCCCTGACCAGCTCCAGTTATCCCTCGATGGCACTTTTGTCACTGAGATGCTCAACCATGTAGACACCGTTACAGGCGTCATGGAGTCTCTTGCTAGGCGTGCTATCATCGCCGAATCACAAGCCGCAATCGAGAAAGCTAAGCTTATGTCAAGTCAAGAAGAGATTCAAAGAAAGGTTGGCCAAATCGACAACATGTCCACCAAGTTAGAGGACATGGAAAAGTTTGCTCTTGGGACCAGTAGTATTCTCTGTGAAATGCGGCAGAGGGTTGATGACTTGGTCCAGGAGACTTCTAGACAGAAGCTTAGAGCTACCGAAAATGAGCTGGAACTCAGTCGTGTCAGGAGAGACTTTGAGTCGCTTAAATCCTATGTTACAAGTCTCATCAGCGTCAGAGAAACACTCGTCTCATCCGAGAAGCAGTTCCAAACTATCGAGCGACTTTTTGAACG GCTTGTTGCAAAGACAACGCAGTTGGAAAGCGAGAAAGTACAGAAAGAAGCAGAGGTTCAGAAACTAATGTAA